Proteins from one Salmonella bongori NCTC 12419 genomic window:
- the cybH gene encoding Ni/Fe-hydrogenase, b-type cytochrome subunit — protein MLLIIMAESWSGCRYGNDDSEVSMHRKEITSQGYYIYEAPVRLWHWITALSIVILAVTGYFIGHPLPSIQGEATFMFWMGWIRLIHFTTAYIFTVALLFRIYWACVGNEYAREMFLVPFWRRTWRKGVISEIRWYFFLEKEAHRYYGHNPVAGLAVMFYFWMSVLMVCSGFALYGEGLGTDSWAYQWFGWMIRLTGNDSLALHFWHRLGMWFIIAFVIAHVYTAIREDIMSRQSVISVMISGWRWFR, from the coding sequence ATGTTATTGATAATCATGGCGGAGAGCTGGTCAGGGTGCAGGTACGGTAATGACGATTCGGAGGTTTCAATGCATCGCAAAGAAATAACCAGCCAGGGGTACTATATCTATGAAGCACCGGTACGTTTATGGCACTGGATCACGGCGTTATCCATTGTCATCCTGGCTGTTACAGGATATTTCATTGGCCACCCCCTGCCATCGATTCAAGGTGAAGCGACCTTTATGTTTTGGATGGGCTGGATACGACTGATCCATTTTACCACGGCGTATATTTTTACTGTCGCTCTACTGTTTCGTATCTACTGGGCATGTGTCGGCAATGAGTACGCCAGGGAGATGTTTCTGGTTCCGTTCTGGCGCCGCACCTGGCGCAAAGGCGTTATCAGCGAAATCCGCTGGTATTTTTTCCTCGAAAAAGAGGCCCATCGTTACTATGGACATAATCCGGTAGCGGGCCTGGCGGTAATGTTCTATTTCTGGATGTCCGTACTGATGGTGTGTAGCGGCTTTGCCCTCTATGGCGAAGGGCTTGGAACAGACAGTTGGGCATATCAATGGTTTGGCTGGATGATTCGCCTGACTGGCAACGATAGCCTCGCGCTGCATTTCTGGCACCGGCTGGGCATGTGGTTCATCATCGCTTTTGTCATTGCGCATGTCTATACCGCTATCCGCGAAGACATTATGAGCCGACAAAGCGTGATTTCCGTCATGATAAGCGGCTGGCGCTGGTTCAGGTGA
- a CDS encoding hydrogenase small subunit, which produces MQTQDTFYQVMRRHGVTRRSFLKFCSLTATSLGLSSSMIPQIAYALENKPRTPVIWLHGLECTCCTESFIRSAHPLAKDAILSLISLDYDDTIMAAAGQQAEQALADVMREYKGNYIVAVEGNAPLNEDGMFCILAGEPFLEKLKRVSADAKAIIAWGSCASWGCVQAARPNPTKATPVHKLITDKPIIKVPGCPPIPEVMSAVITYMLAFDRIPPLDRLGRPKMFYGQRIHDKCYRRAHFDAGQFVEAWDDEGARKGYCLYKMGCKGPTTYNACSTVRWNDGVSFPIQSGHGCLGCSEDGFWDYGSFYDRATGIPQTGIEATADQIGLGVAGVAGAAAIAHATVSAIKHARNKNNTSSETVPEEKK; this is translated from the coding sequence ATGCAAACACAAGATACATTCTATCAAGTCATGCGTAGGCACGGCGTGACAAGGCGTAGTTTTCTCAAGTTTTGCAGTCTTACCGCGACGTCTTTAGGCCTGAGCAGTTCAATGATTCCTCAGATAGCCTACGCCCTTGAAAATAAACCCCGCACGCCAGTGATATGGCTGCATGGACTTGAGTGTACCTGTTGTACCGAGTCTTTCATTCGCTCTGCGCATCCGCTGGCGAAAGATGCCATTTTGTCGCTTATTTCCCTTGATTATGACGACACCATTATGGCCGCGGCGGGTCAACAAGCTGAGCAAGCGCTGGCAGATGTCATGCGTGAATATAAAGGAAATTATATTGTTGCCGTTGAAGGTAACGCACCGCTTAACGAAGACGGTATGTTCTGTATCCTGGCTGGCGAACCGTTCCTGGAAAAATTAAAACGCGTGAGTGCGGATGCTAAAGCCATTATCGCGTGGGGTTCTTGCGCATCGTGGGGATGCGTACAGGCAGCCCGTCCTAATCCAACCAAAGCAACGCCGGTTCATAAGTTAATTACTGACAAACCCATTATTAAAGTGCCTGGCTGCCCGCCTATACCAGAAGTAATGTCTGCTGTGATTACCTATATGTTGGCATTCGATCGTATCCCTCCCCTTGATCGGCTTGGGCGTCCCAAAATGTTTTATGGCCAGCGAATTCATGACAAATGCTACCGACGCGCGCATTTTGATGCCGGTCAGTTTGTGGAAGCATGGGATGACGAAGGCGCCAGAAAGGGCTATTGCCTGTACAAGATGGGCTGTAAAGGTCCAACGACTTATAACGCCTGTTCAACCGTTCGCTGGAATGATGGCGTTTCTTTCCCTATTCAGTCGGGTCATGGATGCCTGGGATGTTCGGAAGACGGATTCTGGGATTACGGCTCTTTTTATGACCGGGCAACGGGCATCCCACAAACCGGTATTGAGGCTACCGCCGATCAAATTGGTCTGGGCGTCGCGGGCGTCGCGGGCGCGGCCGCCATTGCTCACGCCACGGTGAGCGCCATAAAACACGCCCGTAATAAAAACAACACGTCGTCAGAAACCGTTCCGGAAGAGAAAAAATAA
- a CDS encoding YybH family protein — protein sequence MQKTSLFFPCTAITLTLMASSAWAATPTTTTQNETTAVVKQHITEGINRYLYSIDKADPTLGKQIFYVSPETSFIHPRGHERGWSQIAENFYGTTMGKTFSKRTLQLDAPPTIHVYGNAAVAEFDWHFTAVRRDNGQTQHTTGRESQVWAKIPNEGWRIVHIHYSGPAKTGVGEGY from the coding sequence ATGCAAAAAACGTCATTATTTTTTCCATGTACGGCGATAACGTTAACGCTCATGGCGTCATCGGCATGGGCGGCAACGCCAACCACTACCACGCAAAATGAGACGACAGCAGTAGTAAAACAACACATTACCGAAGGTATTAATCGTTATCTTTATTCTATAGATAAGGCAGATCCAACATTAGGCAAACAGATCTTTTATGTTTCTCCAGAAACCAGCTTTATTCATCCGCGCGGCCACGAACGGGGATGGTCGCAGATCGCTGAAAATTTTTATGGCACAACTATGGGGAAAACGTTCAGTAAGCGCACGTTGCAACTGGATGCGCCACCTACGATTCATGTGTATGGCAATGCCGCGGTGGCAGAATTTGACTGGCATTTTACTGCGGTACGCCGTGATAATGGACAAACTCAACATACTACAGGCCGTGAAAGCCAGGTGTGGGCGAAGATACCGAACGAGGGGTGGCGAATTGTCCATATCCACTACTCTGGCCCGGCCAAAACTGGCGTAGGAGAAGGCTATTAA
- a CDS encoding hydrogenase expression/formation C-terminal domain-containing protein, which produces MNHSRTIPVVNITGPGSQPEEEDFNFLPIPAGINLPLTPVLPDQALPAELNVARQVLTTLISGMDSPVEACSFPLTYQLNTSEQQNSGLLDQLLGEGEISARVLLPDGKEQRIQETVFTGVWRIREYSATQQQIADEIIIGPIPESIWRTYPQPPKTPELPPQPAGLMNGAFIAHEIAERVKASVKEPHIINLTLLPVNDADREYLNRFLGEGCSAIFSRGYGKCRIVSSHFPGVWRVNYFNDMNTLLQDMIEIADIPDIAVAGIDDIEDACAGLKNTLQWLKEYPVTENEPMVRMECKVCWWVYDPAQGDDVWQIPPGVPFSQLPDYWCCPVCETSKSGFMVIDEDNETCKD; this is translated from the coding sequence GTGAATCATTCCAGAACTATTCCAGTCGTTAATATTACCGGACCGGGCTCGCAGCCCGAAGAGGAAGACTTTAATTTTCTTCCCATCCCCGCCGGCATCAATCTCCCGTTAACGCCTGTACTACCGGATCAGGCCCTGCCGGCTGAACTCAATGTCGCCAGACAGGTCCTCACCACGCTTATTAGCGGCATGGATAGCCCGGTAGAAGCATGTTCATTTCCCCTGACTTATCAATTGAATACTTCTGAGCAGCAGAATAGCGGTTTGTTGGATCAACTGCTTGGTGAAGGTGAAATATCCGCCCGGGTGCTGCTACCTGATGGAAAAGAACAACGTATTCAGGAAACGGTTTTTACGGGGGTCTGGCGCATACGCGAATATAGCGCCACTCAGCAGCAGATTGCCGATGAAATTATCATTGGCCCGATCCCAGAGAGCATCTGGCGTACGTATCCGCAACCGCCGAAGACACCCGAACTGCCGCCGCAACCGGCGGGATTGATGAATGGCGCCTTTATTGCGCATGAAATCGCTGAGCGCGTGAAAGCATCAGTAAAAGAACCGCACATCATTAACTTAACGCTACTGCCTGTTAATGATGCCGATCGCGAGTATCTGAATCGTTTTTTAGGCGAAGGTTGCAGCGCTATTTTTTCTCGCGGGTATGGTAAGTGCCGGATTGTAAGTTCTCATTTTCCAGGCGTATGGCGGGTCAATTATTTCAATGATATGAATACCTTATTACAAGATATGATTGAGATAGCAGATATCCCTGATATCGCCGTTGCAGGTATAGACGATATTGAAGATGCCTGTGCAGGCCTGAAAAATACGTTGCAATGGTTAAAAGAGTATCCGGTTACGGAAAATGAACCAATGGTGCGTATGGAGTGCAAAGTATGTTGGTGGGTTTACGATCCGGCACAGGGCGATGACGTCTGGCAAATTCCGCCCGGGGTGCCCTTCAGTCAGTTACCGGATTACTGGTGCTGTCCGGTTTGCGAAACCAGTAAATCCGGATTTATGGTGATCGATGAGGATAATGAGACGTGCAAAGATTGA
- the hypC gene encoding HypC/HybG/HupF family hydrogenase formation chaperone: protein MCIGVPVQVVSPGQWFAKCRDRHGELIDVDIRLVAPPVKGAWLLTFGGAARREMDEAEAVEVLAALDSLEQAMFTQSDPLAGFADLLSRTPELPEHLKK from the coding sequence ATGTGTATTGGCGTTCCTGTTCAGGTTGTTTCCCCAGGTCAATGGTTCGCCAAATGCCGCGATCGACATGGAGAACTTATTGACGTTGATATCCGGCTTGTTGCTCCTCCAGTAAAGGGCGCATGGCTGTTGACATTTGGCGGCGCGGCGCGACGGGAAATGGATGAAGCGGAAGCTGTTGAGGTGCTGGCAGCACTGGATTCACTGGAACAGGCGATGTTCACCCAAAGCGATCCCCTGGCCGGTTTTGCCGATTTATTATCTCGTACTCCCGAATTACCGGAGCATTTGAAGAAATGA
- the hypA gene encoding hydrogenase maturation nickel metallochaperone HypA encodes MHELALAQNIIELLEEQAVNHQFNQVKQVWLEIGVMACVEVPALRFGLDVAARHTIAENARFHITIAPAQGWCLSCNQPFTSDTSTLSCPCCHSGKVQIDDSSRMRIREIEVE; translated from the coding sequence ATGCATGAACTAGCCCTGGCGCAAAATATTATCGAGTTACTGGAAGAACAGGCTGTCAATCATCAGTTCAACCAGGTAAAGCAAGTCTGGCTGGAAATTGGTGTCATGGCATGTGTTGAGGTGCCAGCGCTGCGCTTTGGCCTGGACGTCGCCGCCCGCCATACTATTGCTGAAAATGCGCGTTTCCATATCACTATCGCACCGGCGCAAGGATGGTGTCTGTCGTGTAACCAACCCTTCACGTCTGACACATCCACACTGAGTTGTCCGTGTTGCCATTCAGGAAAGGTGCAGATAGATGACAGTAGTAGGATGCGTATTCGGGAAATCGAAGTAGAATAA
- a CDS encoding nickel-dependent hydrogenase large subunit translates to MTYPYQTQGFTLDNSGRRIVVDPVTRIEGHMRCEVNIDSNNVITNAVSTGTMWRGLEVILKGRDPRDAWAFVERICGVCTGTHALTSIRAVENALGIAIPDNANCIRNMMQATLHVHDHLVHFYHLHALDWVDVVAALKADPHQTSAIAQSLSAWPLSSPGYFRDLQNRLKRFIESGQLGPFRNGYWGHPAMKLPPEANLLAVAHYLEALDFQKEIVKIHTVFGGKNPHPNWLVGGVPCAINLDETGAVGAVNMERLNLVSSIIQKTRQFCEQVYLPDVLLIASYYKDWAKVGGGLSSMNLLAYGEFPDNPNDYSASNLLLPRGAIINGRFDEIHPVDLTAPDEIQEFVTHSWYTYGNGNNDKGLHPWDGLTEPQLVMGEHYKGTKTFIEQVDESAKYSWIKSPRWKGHAMEVGPLARYLIGYHQNKPEFKEPVDQLLSVLKLPKEALFSTLGRTAARALESVWAGNTLQYFFDRLMRNLKAGDTATANVTLWEPDTWPTSAKGVGFSEAPRGALGHWIKIENQKIDSYQCVVPTTWNAGPRDDKGQIGAYEAALMGTKLAVPDQPLEILRTLHSFDPCLACSTHVIDNHGGELVRVQVR, encoded by the coding sequence ATGACATATCCTTATCAGACTCAGGGTTTTACGCTGGATAATAGTGGACGGCGAATTGTGGTCGATCCGGTCACTCGCATCGAAGGACATATGCGCTGCGAAGTAAATATCGACAGTAATAATGTTATTACGAACGCCGTTTCAACCGGCACGATGTGGCGTGGCCTTGAAGTTATCCTGAAAGGCCGCGATCCTCGCGACGCCTGGGCATTCGTTGAACGCATCTGTGGTGTTTGCACCGGTACACATGCTCTGACCTCGATCCGCGCGGTAGAAAATGCGCTGGGAATCGCCATTCCGGACAACGCAAATTGTATTCGCAATATGATGCAGGCTACGCTGCATGTTCACGATCACCTGGTACATTTTTATCATCTGCACGCGCTGGACTGGGTCGATGTGGTTGCCGCTCTGAAGGCCGATCCGCATCAAACCTCCGCCATTGCTCAAAGTCTTTCCGCATGGCCGCTCTCTTCACCCGGGTACTTCCGTGACTTACAAAATCGTCTGAAGCGGTTCATTGAGTCTGGCCAGCTTGGTCCCTTCCGTAACGGTTACTGGGGACATCCGGCGATGAAACTGCCGCCAGAAGCCAATTTGCTGGCAGTCGCCCACTATCTTGAAGCGCTCGATTTCCAAAAAGAGATTGTAAAAATCCACACCGTTTTTGGGGGTAAAAACCCGCATCCTAACTGGCTGGTGGGCGGCGTTCCTTGCGCCATCAACCTTGATGAAACGGGCGCGGTCGGCGCAGTGAATATGGAACGTCTGAATCTTGTCAGTTCCATCATCCAGAAAACCCGCCAGTTCTGCGAACAGGTCTATCTTCCGGACGTCTTGCTGATTGCCAGTTACTATAAAGACTGGGCGAAAGTCGGCGGTGGCCTGTCAAGTATGAATCTGCTGGCTTATGGCGAGTTTCCTGATAATCCTAACGATTATTCCGCCAGTAACCTCCTGCTTCCGCGTGGGGCTATTATTAATGGTCGTTTCGACGAAATTCATCCTGTTGATTTAACCGCGCCTGATGAGATTCAGGAGTTTGTCACCCACTCCTGGTATACCTATGGTAACGGCAATAACGATAAAGGGCTGCATCCGTGGGATGGCCTGACGGAGCCACAACTGGTCATGGGCGAACACTATAAAGGCACAAAAACCTTTATCGAACAGGTGGATGAGTCCGCTAAATATTCATGGATTAAATCGCCTCGCTGGAAAGGTCACGCGATGGAAGTGGGACCGCTGGCGCGTTATTTGATTGGTTATCATCAAAATAAACCAGAATTCAAAGAGCCCGTAGATCAACTACTTAGTGTATTAAAACTGCCTAAAGAGGCTCTCTTTTCTACATTAGGACGTACTGCCGCACGTGCGCTGGAATCCGTGTGGGCTGGCAATACGCTGCAATATTTCTTCGATCGCCTGATGCGCAACCTCAAGGCCGGTGATACCGCGACGGCAAACGTTACGCTCTGGGAGCCTGATACCTGGCCGACATCAGCGAAAGGCGTTGGCTTCAGCGAAGCGCCACGCGGCGCACTGGGGCACTGGATAAAAATTGAAAATCAGAAAATCGACAGTTATCAGTGTGTGGTACCAACGACCTGGAATGCCGGACCACGTGACGATAAAGGTCAAATTGGCGCGTACGAAGCGGCGTTAATGGGCACGAAACTTGCCGTTCCCGATCAGCCACTGGAGATTTTACGTACATTGCACAGCTTCGATCCCTGCCTGGCCTGTTCCACCCATGTTATTGATAATCATGGCGGAGAGCTGGTCAGGGTGCAGGTACGGTAA
- a CDS encoding HyaD/HybD family hydrogenase maturation endopeptidase: MAEITILGLGNLLWADEGFGVRAAEKLFEQYADNEKVAVIDGGTQGLALLPWLQQTEKLLIMDAIDFGMAPGSLAIFRDEQVPAYLTAKKLSLHQTGFSEVLALLQLTGCQLAEIVLIGVQPECLDDYGGSLTPQVKAQLMPAVQLAQEVLTQWGITSSFTALPGERLNHDSLCMERYEDERPDAQSACRVGDIRVLQREKS, from the coding sequence ATGGCAGAAATCACAATATTAGGGCTTGGCAACCTGCTTTGGGCAGATGAAGGGTTCGGCGTCAGAGCGGCGGAAAAGCTGTTTGAACAGTATGCCGATAACGAGAAAGTTGCCGTTATTGATGGCGGTACGCAGGGGCTGGCACTGCTTCCCTGGCTACAACAGACCGAAAAACTGTTAATCATGGATGCTATCGATTTTGGTATGGCGCCAGGCTCGCTGGCGATTTTTCGTGATGAGCAGGTTCCCGCCTATCTGACGGCGAAAAAGCTCAGTTTGCACCAGACCGGTTTTTCTGAAGTGCTGGCGTTGCTGCAATTAACCGGCTGCCAATTAGCGGAGATCGTACTGATCGGCGTACAGCCAGAATGTCTGGATGATTATGGCGGAAGCCTTACGCCGCAGGTAAAAGCGCAATTAATGCCCGCAGTCCAACTCGCACAGGAAGTGTTGACCCAATGGGGCATCACCTCCTCTTTCACGGCCTTGCCTGGTGAAAGACTCAATCATGACAGTTTGTGTATGGAACGTTATGAAGATGAACGGCCAGATGCGCAAAGCGCTTGCCGGGTCGGCGACATTCGGGTGCTACAGAGAGAGAAATCATAA
- the ompC gene encoding porin OmpC — protein sequence MKKVVVLSAVAVAVMTAGAANAAEIYNKDGNKLDLYGKVDGLHYFSGNHSTDGDQSYIRMGIKGETQITDQLTGFGQWEYQVNANRPEDGDSSGSPQSWTRLGFAGLTFADMGSIDYGRNYGVLYDIGSWTDVLPEFGNDSYEASDNFMTGRANGVLTYRNNDFFGLVDGLNFALQYQGKNDGLSKEGDPLSNNARESIAYQNGDGFGASATYDLGMGVSLGAAYTSSKRTLDQITQDKYDNGDRAEAWTGGVKYDANNIYLAANYTRTYDMTYMGDTLGGFAHKTDNWEMVGQYQFDNGLRPSLAFLQSRANDVDGLGSFDLVKYIDVGSYYYFNKNMSAYVDYKINLLKDGNPSNPNTDNTVALGLVYEF from the coding sequence ATGAAAAAAGTAGTGGTGTTATCTGCGGTAGCCGTAGCTGTTATGACGGCTGGAGCCGCCAACGCAGCTGAAATTTATAATAAGGATGGTAATAAGCTGGATTTATATGGCAAAGTCGACGGCCTGCATTATTTTTCCGGTAATCATAGTACGGACGGCGATCAGTCATATATCCGTATGGGCATTAAAGGCGAGACGCAAATTACCGATCAGCTCACTGGTTTTGGTCAGTGGGAGTATCAGGTCAACGCTAACCGTCCGGAAGACGGTGATTCCAGCGGTTCACCACAAAGCTGGACACGTCTTGGCTTTGCCGGTCTGACATTTGCCGATATGGGATCTATTGATTATGGCCGTAATTATGGCGTGTTATACGATATCGGTTCGTGGACTGACGTACTGCCTGAGTTTGGTAATGATTCATACGAAGCTTCTGATAACTTTATGACAGGACGCGCAAACGGAGTTCTGACTTATCGCAATAATGATTTCTTTGGTCTGGTTGATGGTCTAAATTTTGCGTTGCAGTATCAGGGTAAAAATGACGGTCTGTCGAAAGAGGGCGATCCTTTAAGTAATAATGCCAGAGAGAGTATCGCATACCAAAATGGCGATGGTTTTGGGGCATCTGCGACATATGATCTGGGTATGGGGGTTAGCCTGGGGGCGGCCTATACCAGCTCAAAACGCACGCTCGACCAGATCACGCAAGATAAATATGATAACGGCGACCGAGCTGAAGCCTGGACCGGCGGCGTGAAATACGATGCTAATAATATTTATCTGGCTGCAAACTATACCCGCACTTATGATATGACCTATATGGGCGATACACTGGGCGGCTTCGCACATAAAACTGATAACTGGGAAATGGTAGGACAATACCAATTTGATAATGGTTTACGCCCATCACTGGCGTTCCTGCAATCCAGAGCTAATGATGTTGATGGTCTGGGGTCGTTCGATCTTGTGAAATACATTGATGTTGGTTCATATTACTACTTCAATAAAAATATGTCCGCGTATGTTGACTATAAAATTAATCTGTTAAAAGATGGCAATCCATCGAATCCTAATACAGACAACACCGTGGCTCTCGGCTTAGTCTACGAGTTTTAA
- a CDS encoding thioredoxin domain-containing protein: MTILSKNPVCPLADKGFLITDAQTLPSLINAHPTLVVLLQSDPNKHPEVADSWVIIPEILKQFPTTSYTAAFADIEQSELIAREYRILKYPALLFFRQHRFVGSLAGLYSWQEYSERVAALLTTPGYRQDIPVITQ; encoded by the coding sequence ATGACTATCCTATCTAAAAATCCTGTCTGTCCGCTGGCGGACAAAGGCTTTCTGATTACCGATGCGCAAACGCTCCCATCGCTCATTAACGCGCATCCTACTCTGGTGGTGTTGTTGCAAAGCGACCCAAACAAACACCCGGAGGTTGCAGACAGTTGGGTCATTATACCGGAGATCCTCAAACAATTTCCGACGACATCGTATACCGCGGCATTTGCGGATATCGAACAGAGTGAGTTGATCGCCAGGGAGTATCGCATTCTGAAATATCCGGCGCTGCTTTTCTTTCGCCAGCACCGTTTTGTCGGCAGTCTGGCAGGGTTATATAGCTGGCAGGAGTACTCGGAGCGAGTGGCTGCATTGCTGACCACGCCGGGCTACCGTCAGGATATTCCCGTTATTACGCAATAG